The Aphelocoma coerulescens isolate FSJ_1873_10779 chromosome 2, UR_Acoe_1.0, whole genome shotgun sequence genome contains a region encoding:
- the GOLGA4 gene encoding golgin subfamily A member 4 isoform X11, protein MFKKLKQKISEEQVPPRGVGGRAGSLLPQVPSKSPPSTGNRIRPTSFTDQNDEGTLTPDKELLAGMIAEPAFLSEYTIFALDPTKQPKPQSDGVNLTKQPLPGSTENNGSEPVSPQQSDSQSFAQKLQLRVPSMESLFRSPVKETLFRSSSKESLVRSSSRDSLNRLDLEALSPTFDSPSDIESETEEPLGNMDSFSKEQLLQRLRRMERSLGNYRGKYSELVSAYQVIQREKKKLQSILSQSQDKALRRIGELREELQMDQQAKKHLQEEFDASLEEKDQLISVLQTQVSLLKQRLQNGQIGTELPDQNVQSEPQVRSPTKEVSAENIVEPGSNEGNEDSVKTLETLNQRVKRQENLIQCCKETIQSHKERCAQLTNEKEALQEQLEERLQELEKMKDLHMAEKTKLITQLRDAKNLIEQLEQDKGMVIAETKRQMHETLEMKEEEVAQLRARIKQITTKGEELKEQKEKSERAAFEELEKALSIAQKTEEARKKLQTEMDEKIKAVEKASEEERVNLQWELTRVKQEVVEIMKKSSEERVAELEKIHQKELATKDQELNERLQAQEKVFQEKMKAALEKNQSKCLKALQEQEQQQTLALEELELQKKAIQSECDKKVQKMHHEVETCRTRILELESSLAKYSQDDRKQSEELSTLIESEKNQHSKEISDLVEKHNKELENVKQQQEKLWTEKLEILKQQQITEIEKIREKQQQEIHTILKEKETVFCAHIEEMNEKTLEKLDAKQTELEALSSELSEALKIRHDLEQELSELNSKVCEAKQELKGELEEERKRHSEVIEAMLKEHEMSIQDVEKVLKEELNKLKQSLEEKDRHLEELKAREQKLKESAERSEAELVQVSAKLEEQSSENTQKVTTLTQQYEYELKDLRRKADETKRSLTEKENEIEHMKKLQNKQVEELKQKLLAAEERISALQGEYENKLKCQEKKVEKMEQKSKDMQETFKNKLAEQEAKLKKELENKKLEFSQKESEFNTKILEMAHASSSGINDAVSKLESNQKEQLDSFAEDYRQKLEDVIQSWEKKLNQQIEELKEEHDMELQEKEQEIGDLKQKLLIFSAEKEDSRTEVTHLKEEQVKREACLKDLQEQLRQSVAKVNALSDKESDLKTQLKKLENELKQSLKEQTGLEEQLSKQKAVEEKDKAAITELADTLRTLEEKLQTVQSSQYKDHENYEKKIEAIRLKETEFKRLSGVLTTQLDAWKNAEASLHTKGNELIEKCNEKIGIITCKIADCEHRTAKVKEAILIKTRKITVLEAQLREITEHHSAATTSLQKSMLELQEKDNLIISLRADIEGLVTEKEQLQKEGGHQQQAASEKETCITQLRKELSENINAVTSMRKELQEKQSEVSALNKTVNDLNVRLEGTVSLTEKEAAISLLSKQHQEDRLQLLNQVEELSSRVEMLSQEKASALDQIDHCTAQLSEWKMKAQTRFTQNHDTIKDLQSKLELSNTEANKKDEELNKLKEQLAKQSRNLDSLKSELEQKQNRREKEESELTSKLKKQAAKIAELEKDIAQKTIENDSLVEELKKSNEQKDTEKKEIAWQLLQAEKVAFEKENRFKKAEEKVLNLEKQIGSLKADFEAKEKEFDQIKSVILKRKEEELKELEERLNAENSTKLADLKKKAEQKIGSIRKQLLSQMEEKKQQFKQDREDQLRELEQKVQEREAKIESLEKKIRSTRDSTELEKEMLEKVDGVKAAVEQEKYNLLENVQQTYKEKMQVLQRSLTEKDALLQKYEKEQRESNDSHLELQNKQKELLKKLECVEKSNQEEQVRTKRLRKELEEQTKKYSLLADEHACCGGVLASSREELKVKEQKRLDMENIIGDLQKKIQEKEELSQSLEQKIKELENNIVKKNEVHKIEMEDRTLRYEEKLKCLQQQLDERNYSLKAFEENAEEKARSVLELQKLLVDMQNQQKDLQTKLEETEGEKQKLRKEVNNLQKDIRTLRKEHQRELDIVKKESLEEMEQKIRCEQEDIELKHNSTLKQLIREFNTQLAQKERELETAVKETISTAGRLAEGIQTKDCRRGILQQ, encoded by the exons AACTTAACTAAACAACCACTTCCTGGATCCACAGAAAACAATGGAAGTGAACCTGTCTCTCCACAG CAAAGTGACAGTCAGTCTTTTGCCCAGAAGCTTCAGCTTCGAGTTCCTTCCATGGAGTCTTTGTTTCGAAGCCCTGTAAAAGAGACCCTATTTCGGTCTTCTTCTAAGGAGTCCCTAGTACGAAGTTCTTCAAGAGACTCACTGAATCGACTAGACTTGGAAGCCCTCAGTCCCACCTTTGATTCACCTTCTGACATTGAAAGTGAAACAGAAGAGCCTCTGGGAAATATGGACAGCTTCAGCAAAGAGCAGTTGCTGCAGCGTCTGCGCAGAATGGAGCGCAGTTTGGGCAACTATAGGGGAAAATACTCAGAG CTAGTGTCTGCCTATCAAGTTATCCAGCGGGAAAAGAAGAAGCTACAG aGCATTCTGAGTCAAAGTCAGGATAAAGCACTTCGCAGAATTGGAGAACTGAGAGAG GAGCTCCAGATGGATCAACAAGCTAAGAAACATCTCCAAGAGGAATTTGATGCTTCCTTAGAAGAAAAGGATCAACTTATTAGTGTCCTGCAAACTCAG GTGTCGTTGCTGAAACAGAGATTACAGAATGGTCAGATAGGCACTGAATTGCCTGATCAAAATGTCCAATCAGAACCACAAGTTCGAAGTCCAACAAAAGAAGTCAGTGCAGAAAATATTGTGGAACCAGGAAGCAATG AGGGTAACGAAGATTCTGTTAAAACACTGGAAACTCTTAATCAGAGGGTGAAGCGCCAAGAGAACTTGATACAATGTTGTAAGGAGACTATTCAGTCACATAAGGAGCGCTGTGCCCAATTAACCAATGAGAAAGAGGCACTTCAAGAACAATTAGAAGAGAGGCTTCAAGAACTGGAGAAAATGAAG GACCTTCACATGGCTGAGAAGACTAAACTGATTACGCAGCTACGTGATGCAAAGAATTTGATTGAACAGCTAGAACAAGACAAG GGCATGGTAATTGCGGAGACAAAGCGACAAATGCATGAAACATTGGAaatgaaggaggaggaggtagCCCAACTGCGTGCTCGAATCAAACAAATAACTACAAAAGGCGAGGAattaaaagaacagaaagaaaaatctgaaagagcTG cTTTTGAAGAGCTTGAGAAGGCTCTAAGTATTGCCCAAAAGACAGAGGAAGCCCGGAAAAAACTGCAGACAGAAATGgatgaaaaaattaaagcagtaGAAAAGGCAAGTGAAGAAGAGAGAGTAAATCTTCAGTGGGAATTAACCAGAGTGAAACAAGAGGTGGTTGAGATTATGAAG AAGTCTTCAGAAGAACGAGTTGCTGAACTAGAAAAAATCCATCAAAAAGAGCTGGCTACCAAAGATCAGGAGCTAAATGAGAGATTGCAGGCTCAAGAAAAGGTGTTCCAGGAGAAGATGAAGGCAGCTCTT gaaaaaaatcagagcaagTGCTTAAAAGCCCTTCAAgagcaagagcagcagcaaaccCTAGCCTTAGAAGAATTAGAGCTGCAGAAGAAAGCCATACAGTCTGAGTGTGACAAGAAAGTTCAGAAGATGCATCATGAAGTAGAGACTTGTAGAACT AGGATTCTTGAACTGGAAAGCTCTCTTGCAAAGTATTCGCAAGATGACAGAAAGCAGTCAGAGGAATTAAGTACTCTCATAGAGtctgaaaaaaaccagcacagtAAGGAAATCAGTGATCTGGTTGAAAAACACAATAAAGAACTGGAGAATGTGAAACAGCAGCAAGAAAAGCTTTGGACAGAAAAACTTGAAATTTTAAAGCAACAACAAATaactgaaatagaaaaaataagagaaaagcaACAACAAGAGATACATACcattttgaaagagaaagaaacagtttTCTGTGCACACATAGAAGAGATGAATGAAAAAACATTAGAAAAACTTGACGCGAAACAAACAGAATTAGAAGCACTCTCTTCTGAGCTATCAGAAGCACTAAAAATACGTCATGATTTAGAACAAGAGCTCTCAGAATTGAATAGTAAAGTTTGTGAAGCAAAGCAAGAACTGAAAGGAGAATTGGAAGAAGAGAGGAAACGGCACAGTGAAGTGATTGAAGCAATGTTAAAAGAGCATGAAATGTCTATTCAAGATGTTGAGAAGGTACTCAAAGAGGAACTCAACAAACTCAAGCAGTCACTGGAGGAGAAAGACAGACATTTGGAGGAGTTAAAAGCACGTGAACAGAAACTAAAGGAATCTGCAGAAAGATCTGAAGCTGAACTTGTCCAAGTGTCTGCAAAGCTAGAGGAGCAAAGCAGTGAAAATACACAGAAAGTAACCACTCTAACACAACAATATGAATATGAGCTGAAGGATCTCCGAAGAAAGGCTGATGAGACGAAGAGAAGTCTGactgagaaggaaaatgaaattgaGCACATGAAGAAGTTGCAGAACAAGCAAGTGGAAGAGCTTAAACAGAAACTGTTAGCTGCAGAGGAGAGGATTAGTGCTTTACAAGGAGAGTATGAAAATAAGCTGAAATGTCAGGAGAAGAAAGTGGAGAAAATGGAGCAGAAATCAAAAGATATGCAGGAAACTTTCAAAAATAAACTTGCTGAGCAGGAAGCTAAACTTAAAAAAGAGCTTGAAAACAAGAAGTTGGAATTCAGTCAGAAAGAGAGTGAATTCAATACTAAAATTTTGGAAATGGCACATGCCAGCTCATCTGGAATCAATGATGCAGTGTCAAAATTGGAATCTAATCAGAAAGAGCAGCTAGACAGTTTTGCTGAGGATTACAGGCAGAAATTGGAAGATGTAATCCAAAGCTGGGAAAAGAAACTTAATCAGCAGATTGAAGAGCTCAAGGAAGAACATGATATGGAACTGCAAGAGAAAGAGCAGGAAATTGGAGATCTGAAAcaaaagcttttaattttcagtgctgAAAAGGAGGACTCCAGAACAGAAGTAACCCATCTGAAGGAAGAACAAGTGAAAAGGGAGGCATGCTTGAAGGATTTGCAAGAACAGCTAAGGCAGTCAGTGGCTAAGGTGAATGCTTTGTCAGATAAGGAAAGTGACCTGAAAACACAGttgaaaaaattggaaaatgaACTTAAACAGTCTCTGAAAGAACAGACAGGACTTGAGGAACAGCTCAGTAAACAGAAAGCAGTTGAAGAGAAGGACAAAGCCGCCATCACTGAGCTGGCTGATACACTAAGAACCCTTGAAGAGAAACTCCAAACTGTGCAATCTTCTCAGTATAAAGATCATGAAaattatgagaaaaaaatagaggCAATTCGGCTAAAAGAAACTGAGTTTAAAAGGTTGTCAGGAGTACTTACAACCCAGTTAGATGCTTGGAAGAATGCTGAAGCTTCATTGCATACTAAAGGCAATGAATTAATtgaaaaatgtaatgaaaaaatTGGCATAATAACATGTAAAATTGCAGACTGTGAACACCGAACTGCAAAAGTTAAAGAAGCAATATTAATCAAAACAAGGAAGATAACTGTACTAGAAGCTCAACTTAGAGAAATAACAGAGCACCATTCTGCTGCTACTACTTCTTTGCAAAAGTCAATGCTAGAGCTGCAAGAGAAGGACAATTTAATTATATCCCTGAGAGCTGACATTGAAGGTCTTGTAACAGAAAAGGAACAATTGCAAAAAGAGGGAGGGCATCAGCAGCAAGCAGCATCAGAGAAAGAAACTTGCATAACACAGCTGAGGAAAGAGTTATCTGAAAATATCAATGCTGTCACATCAATGAGGAAAGAACTCCAGGAAAAACAGTCTGAAGTGTCTGCTCTCAACAAAACAGTTAATGATCTTAATGTTAGACTTGAAGGCACAGTAAGTTTAACAGAGAAGGAAGCAGCCATATCTCTGCTAAGCAAACAACATCAAGAGGATCGGTTGCAGTTGTTAAATCAAGTAGAAGAGTTATCATCCAGAGTTGAGATGCTGAGTCAAGAAAAAGCATCAGCTCTTGATCAGATAGATCATTGCACAGCCCAGCTGTCAGAGTGGAAGATGAAAGCACAAACCAGGTTTACACAAAATCACGATACTATCAAAGATTTGCAGAGCAAACTTGAATTAAGCAATACTGAAGCCAATAAAAAAGATGAAGAGCTAAATAAACTGAAGGAACAGCTGGCTAAACAAAGCAGGAATCTTGATAGTTTAAAAAGTGAATtggaacaaaagcaaaacaggagggaaaaggaagaaagtgaGTTAACCtcaaagttaaaaaaacaagCAGCAAAAATTGCTGAACTAGAAAAAGACATTGCTCAGAAAACTATAGAAAATGATTCCTTGGTGGAGGAACTTAAAAAGTCTAATGAACAAaaagacacagagaaaaaagagatAGCTTGGCAACTCCTTCAGGCAGAGAAGGTggcttttgaaaaggaaaatagattTAAGAAGGCTGAAGAAAAAGTGCTTAATCTTGAGAAGCAAATAGGTTCACTGAAGGCTGATTTTGAAGCAAAGGAGAAGGAGTTTGATCAAATTAAGTCAGTGATActtaaaaggaaagaggaagaacTGAAAGAATTAGAAGAGAGACTGAATGCAGAGAACAGCACTAAGCTGGCTGATCTGAAAAAGAAGGCAGAGCAAAAAATAGGTTCTATTAGAAAGCAGTTACTGTCTCagatggaagaaaagaaacagcaatttAAGCAAGATAGAGAGGATCAGTTAAGAGAGCTGGAGCAGAAAGTGCAGGAGAGAGAAGCCAAAATTGAgtccttagaaaaaaaaattaggtcaACAAGAGATTCCACAGAATTAGAGAAGGAAATGCTAGAAAAAGTAGACGGTGTAAAAGCTGCTGTAGAACAAGAGAAATATAATTTACTTGAGAATGTCCAACAGACATACAAAGAGAAAATGCAGGTGTTACAGAGGAGCTTAACTGAAAAAGATGCATTATTACAGAAGTATGAGAAGGAACAACGAGAGAGTAATGACTCTCATCTAGAActgcaaaacaaacagaaagaactCCTTAAAAAACTAGAATGTGTTGAGAAGAGCAATCAGGAAGAGCAGGTTAGGACCAAAAGACTCAGGAAAGAACTTgaggaacaaacaaaaaagtattcGTTGTTAGCGGATGAGCATGCTTGTTGTGGTGGTGTTTTAGCAAGCAGTAGGGAAGAACTGAAAGTTAAAGAACAAAAACGTCTTGATATGGAGAATATAATTGGAGatctccagaaaaaaattcaggaaaaggaggaactCAGTCAGTCTTTAGAACAGAAGATAAAAGAGTTAGAAAATAATATagtgaagaaaaatgaagtgcATAAGATTGAGATGGAAGATAGGACTTTAAGATACGAAGAAAAGCTAAAATGTCTACAGCAACAGTTGGATGAAAGAAATTACAGTCTTAAAGCTTTTGAGgaaaatgctgaagaaaagGCTAGGTCTGTTTTGGAGCTGCAGAAGTTACTAGTTGATATGCAGAACCAGCAGAAGGACTTGCAGACTAAACTGGAAGAGACTGAAGGGGAGAAACAGAAACTACGCAAAGAAGTTAATAATCTTCAAAAAGACATACGTACTCTGCGAAAGGAACATCAGCGAGAGCTTGATATAGTAAAGAAGGAGTCCTTAGAAGAAATGGAGCAGAAAATCAG ATGTGAACAAGAAGACATTGAGTTAAAGCACAACTCCACCTTAAAGCAGTTAATAAGAGAGTTCAATACTCAGCTGGctcaaaaagagagagaattgGAAACAGCAGTAAAAGAGACAATCA GCACAGCTGGAAGACTTGCAGAAGGAATACAGACAAAGGATTGCAGAAGAGGAATAttgcagcagtga